The following coding sequences lie in one Maribacter forsetii DSM 18668 genomic window:
- a CDS encoding endonuclease/exonuclease/phosphatase family protein translates to MKILTWNCNGALRRKFEHLLSFDADIIVVQECENPAETTHKDYCQFAKNYLWTGDSKNKGIGVFAKEHIKLERLNWSNYYQDHQVKRFLPCSINGEFELLAVWNHSNKSPTFGYIGQLWKYLQINKSHLNKCLIIGDFNSNKIWDKWDRWWNHSNVVEELKEIGVESLYHNSFNEEQGQETQPTFYLQRNIKKPYHIDYVFGSQEFVTNIKTMKIGTVSYWLKISDHLPIICEF, encoded by the coding sequence TTGAAAATCTTAACTTGGAATTGTAATGGTGCTCTGAGAAGGAAATTTGAGCATTTACTTAGTTTTGATGCAGATATCATTGTGGTTCAAGAATGTGAGAATCCTGCGGAGACGACTCATAAAGATTATTGTCAATTTGCGAAAAATTATCTTTGGACAGGAGATAGTAAGAATAAAGGGATAGGGGTTTTTGCTAAAGAGCATATAAAATTAGAAAGACTTAATTGGTCTAATTATTATCAAGACCATCAGGTAAAACGATTTTTACCATGTTCAATAAATGGAGAATTTGAATTATTGGCTGTATGGAATCATAGTAATAAATCTCCCACTTTCGGTTACATAGGTCAACTTTGGAAATATTTACAGATTAATAAATCGCACCTGAATAAATGTTTGATTATTGGCGATTTTAATAGCAATAAGATTTGGGATAAATGGGATAGATGGTGGAACCATTCTAATGTGGTTGAAGAACTTAAAGAAATTGGAGTTGAAAGTTTATATCATAATTCTTTTAATGAGGAGCAAGGTCAGGAGACTCAGCCAACCTTTTATCTTCAACGTAATATAAAAAAACCGTATCATATTGATTATGTTTTTGGAAGTCAAGAATTCGTGACAAATATTAAAACAATGAAAATTGGTACGGTATCCTATTGGCTGAAAATTAGTGATCATCTACCTATAATCTGTGAGTTTTAG
- a CDS encoding M20/M25/M40 family metallo-hydrolase gives MHHKLLCTLIAVFLLTGVNAQKLSKNEKKVVKSIEKNNAEAISFLEKVVNINSGTLNLKGVEMVGQEFATAFTDIGFESTWIPMPEEMNRAGHLFAEIKGTKGKKLLLIGHLDTVFEEDSPFQTFEMVNDSIAHAPGGNDMKGGDVIVLYALKALQQNGLLNDAQIIVAFTGDEESTGSPLEKSRHDLIEAAKRSDIGLGFENSTGFNYATVARRGSSGWKVEVEGKRAHSSGIFSEDTGAGAIFEMSRILNGFYTDVKGEDLLTFNPGTLVGGTFVEFDEMTSKGTVFGKTNVVAQKAEVRGGLRFISEEQKERARENMRTVVANNLPQTSATVTFKDSYPAMQPTEGNKALLAKLNKVSLDLKQGEVLAYDPGKRGAADTSFVAEYVDCLDGLGTMGNAAHTPEETVNLNTIKALTKRTALLIYRLINE, from the coding sequence ATGCATCATAAACTACTATGTACTCTAATCGCTGTGTTTTTATTGACAGGTGTCAATGCACAGAAACTTTCAAAGAACGAGAAGAAGGTTGTTAAATCTATCGAGAAAAATAATGCCGAGGCAATTTCATTTTTAGAAAAAGTCGTAAACATTAATAGCGGAACCTTAAATCTTAAAGGTGTTGAAATGGTAGGGCAAGAATTTGCTACTGCGTTCACTGATATAGGTTTTGAAAGTACTTGGATACCTATGCCCGAAGAAATGAATAGGGCAGGACATTTATTTGCAGAAATTAAAGGCACTAAAGGAAAGAAGTTATTACTAATTGGTCATCTTGATACGGTTTTTGAAGAAGATAGTCCGTTTCAAACTTTTGAAATGGTGAACGACTCTATCGCACATGCACCAGGTGGTAATGATATGAAGGGTGGCGATGTTATAGTCCTATATGCGTTAAAAGCATTACAACAAAACGGATTACTAAATGATGCTCAAATTATTGTAGCCTTTACGGGTGATGAAGAAAGTACAGGTAGTCCGTTAGAAAAAAGTAGACACGATTTAATTGAAGCTGCCAAAAGAAGTGACATAGGTTTAGGTTTTGAAAACTCTACCGGTTTCAATTATGCAACTGTTGCAAGAAGAGGTTCTTCAGGATGGAAAGTTGAGGTAGAGGGCAAGAGAGCGCACTCATCTGGTATTTTTAGTGAAGACACAGGTGCAGGAGCCATTTTTGAAATGTCTAGAATACTAAACGGATTTTATACCGATGTAAAGGGCGAAGATTTATTGACTTTTAATCCGGGTACTTTAGTGGGTGGTACTTTTGTAGAATTCGATGAAATGACCAGTAAGGGAACTGTTTTTGGCAAGACCAATGTAGTGGCGCAAAAAGCAGAAGTCCGTGGCGGATTACGATTTATATCAGAAGAACAAAAAGAACGTGCTCGTGAAAATATGCGAACCGTAGTGGCAAATAATTTGCCACAAACATCTGCAACAGTAACTTTCAAAGATAGTTACCCGGCAATGCAACCAACAGAAGGGAACAAGGCTTTACTGGCAAAATTGAACAAGGTAAGTTTAGATTTAAAGCAAGGAGAAGTTTTAGCATATGATCCAGGTAAAAGAGGTGCGGCAGATACTTCTTTTGTGGCGGAGTATGTAGATTGCTTAGACGGATTGGGTACTATGGGTAATGCAGCTCACACTCCCGAAGAAACAGTGAATTTGAATACTATTAAAGCATTAACGAAAAGAACAGCACTATTAATTTATAGATTGATAAATGAGTAA
- a CDS encoding sterol desaturase family protein, with translation MEQLIAYFESIPAAHRSLILVGGITFFWILEGIVPLFNGRYNKWKHSVPNFFFTLTTIVINFPLAFLLLKTSDWAVANDFGIINWLPKMPLWAYVFLGVALLDLIGAYLAHLVEHRVKPLWMVHLVHHTDHNVDTTTANRHHPLESLIRYIFTLVGVFVVGAPVGIIMLYQSLSVVLSQFNHANIKLPKSVDKALSWVLISPDMHKVHHHYVLPYTDSNYGNIFSWWDRLFGTYMHLDREKIVYGVDTFPDEVANGQISSLLKYPFVGYRKPTTDGSDLTEIVSEQPLVK, from the coding sequence ATGGAACAACTTATAGCATATTTCGAATCGATCCCTGCAGCGCACAGATCACTTATTTTAGTTGGAGGAATTACTTTTTTTTGGATACTAGAAGGTATTGTACCCTTATTTAATGGCCGCTATAATAAATGGAAACACTCGGTTCCTAATTTCTTTTTTACACTTACTACAATAGTTATCAATTTTCCACTAGCATTTTTATTATTAAAAACTTCTGATTGGGCAGTTGCCAATGATTTCGGAATTATTAATTGGTTACCAAAAATGCCTTTGTGGGCGTATGTATTTTTAGGTGTTGCCTTATTAGATTTAATAGGCGCTTATTTGGCCCATCTGGTAGAGCATCGTGTAAAACCACTGTGGATGGTACATTTGGTGCACCATACCGATCATAATGTAGATACTACTACTGCGAATAGACATCATCCTTTAGAGAGTTTAATTCGATATATTTTTACTTTGGTGGGTGTTTTTGTAGTTGGTGCTCCTGTAGGTATAATTATGTTGTACCAAAGTCTTTCGGTAGTATTGTCTCAATTTAATCATGCCAACATTAAATTGCCAAAGAGTGTAGACAAAGCTTTAAGTTGGGTGCTGATTTCACCAGATATGCATAAAGTGCACCATCACTATGTATTGCCATATACAGATAGTAATTACGGAAACATATTTTCTTGGTGGGATCGTTTATTCGGCACCTACATGCATTTAGATAGAGAGAAAATCGTTTATGGTGTGGACACTTTCCCAGATGAGGTTGCAAATGGACAAATTAGCTCGTTGTTGAAATATCCTTTTGTGGGCTATAGAAAACCAACAACCGATGGTAGTGACCTTACAGAAATTGTAAGTGAACAGCCTTTAGTAAAGTAG
- a CDS encoding SOS response-associated peptidase, whose protein sequence is MCYDVKTSLEAQLKRAKRNQDLKAIEEIVEKLGPLTNLPLHHASGFSHPEVLIYTNEDPFYPMVATWGLIPHWVNSVKQQKKIWNSTLNARVETIFEKPAFRDAASEKRCILYVDGFYEHQHCNKKTYPYFIHRKNNEPLALAALWSEWIHPEHGGTVNSFSIVTTLGNGLMAKIHNNPKLKEPRMPLMLSKDVEELWLSQNTDFEQELTALLNRENDVELQARTVGKLRGKTYAGNVASIADEVKYPELEDNEFKF, encoded by the coding sequence ATGTGTTATGATGTAAAAACAAGCTTAGAGGCGCAATTAAAAAGGGCAAAACGGAATCAAGATTTAAAGGCAATCGAAGAGATTGTTGAAAAACTGGGACCGTTGACCAATTTGCCGCTTCATCATGCATCGGGCTTTTCGCATCCTGAGGTTTTAATCTATACTAATGAAGACCCGTTTTACCCTATGGTAGCTACTTGGGGTCTTATTCCGCATTGGGTAAATAGTGTTAAACAACAAAAGAAAATTTGGAACAGCACCTTGAATGCTCGGGTAGAAACCATTTTTGAGAAACCTGCTTTTAGGGATGCAGCCAGTGAGAAGCGTTGCATACTCTATGTCGACGGATTTTACGAGCATCAACATTGTAATAAGAAAACATACCCGTATTTCATCCACCGAAAAAATAATGAACCATTAGCATTGGCTGCCTTATGGTCTGAATGGATTCACCCTGAACATGGTGGCACCGTCAATTCTTTTTCTATCGTAACGACTCTAGGTAATGGACTGATGGCAAAAATTCACAATAACCCAAAATTGAAAGAACCTCGTATGCCCTTAATGCTTTCTAAAGATGTGGAAGAGCTGTGGTTATCTCAAAATACGGACTTTGAACAGGAATTGACTGCACTGCTGAATAGGGAAAATGATGTGGAATTACAAGCTCGCACTGTGGGTAAACTTCGTGGTAAGACCTATGCGGGAAATGTAGCTTCAATTGCTGATGAGGTCAAATACCCTGAACTAGAGGATAACGAATTCAAATTCTAA
- a CDS encoding TfoX/Sxy family protein: protein MAYSEYLADRIRPRLKGKGELEEKKMMGGLIFMVNGKMCIGIMFDKKSEEDKLMVRVGKLKYEELLNKPGSKPMDFTGKPLRGFLFVGPDGFDIEDDLDFWVEKALEFNRLLNI, encoded by the coding sequence ATGGCATATAGCGAGTATTTGGCAGATAGAATACGACCACGTCTAAAGGGAAAAGGCGAATTGGAGGAAAAGAAAATGATGGGCGGACTCATTTTTATGGTCAATGGCAAAATGTGTATTGGTATCATGTTCGACAAAAAAAGCGAAGAAGATAAGCTAATGGTGCGTGTTGGTAAGCTCAAATATGAAGAACTCCTCAATAAACCCGGCAGCAAACCAATGGACTTTACGGGCAAACCCTTGCGTGGTTTTTTGTTTGTTGGTCCCGACGGATTCGACATTGAAGATGATCTAGATTTTTGGGTAGAAAAGGCGTTAGAATTTAATAGACTTTTAAATATATAA
- a CDS encoding ABC transporter permease translates to MNLEYFIAKRLIKGKEHKISISAPIIKIAIAAIAIGVIMMLVAIATGGGLKEKIREKVTAFNGHVQIYNYDNNNSEVSVVPVSTEQEFYPDFNMVDGIVHIQAVATKAGIIRTEETFEGIIAKGVGKEYNWEPFDEFLIDGVLPDYSGELNSDVLISRIMANRLNLKVGDSFFTFFLRDDAADKIPNQRKFTITGIYDSGFEEIDGLYIFTDIRHIQRMNKWKDTEVGNFEIFLNSFDDIDQKANEIYGETVASLDTKTIKDKYYKIFEWIGLFDFNIALIIGIMIIVGGINMITALLVLILERTPMIGILKALGSNNWSIRKVFLYNAAYLIAVGLFWGNLIGLGVIFIQDKFRVFKFPNPKEYYIEYIPVSIDLWTILLLNAGVLLLCLLMLLIPSYIITRITPVKAIRFE, encoded by the coding sequence TTGAATCTAGAATATTTTATCGCCAAACGGCTTATAAAGGGTAAGGAGCATAAAATTAGCATATCTGCACCAATAATAAAAATAGCCATTGCAGCAATTGCAATAGGGGTTATCATGATGTTGGTCGCCATTGCTACAGGAGGCGGTTTAAAAGAGAAAATACGTGAAAAAGTAACTGCTTTCAACGGTCACGTTCAAATCTATAATTACGACAATAATAATTCTGAAGTTTCTGTCGTGCCGGTGAGCACGGAGCAAGAGTTTTATCCGGACTTCAATATGGTAGATGGTATTGTGCATATACAAGCTGTGGCAACTAAGGCTGGTATTATCCGTACTGAAGAAACCTTTGAAGGTATTATTGCTAAAGGTGTCGGCAAAGAATATAATTGGGAGCCTTTTGATGAATTTTTAATTGATGGTGTTTTACCTGATTATTCTGGGGAGTTGAATTCTGATGTGCTTATTTCGAGAATAATGGCAAATCGGTTGAACTTAAAAGTGGGAGATTCTTTCTTTACCTTTTTCTTGCGGGATGATGCAGCCGATAAAATACCTAACCAAAGAAAGTTTACCATTACCGGAATTTACGATAGCGGATTTGAGGAAATTGACGGACTCTATATTTTTACAGACATACGCCATATACAGCGCATGAATAAATGGAAAGACACCGAAGTGGGTAATTTTGAAATCTTCCTAAATAGTTTTGATGATATTGATCAAAAAGCGAATGAAATCTATGGCGAAACAGTAGCCAGTTTAGATACCAAAACCATAAAAGACAAGTACTATAAAATCTTTGAATGGATAGGCTTGTTCGATTTTAATATTGCCCTGATCATTGGTATCATGATTATTGTTGGTGGTATAAATATGATTACCGCATTATTGGTTTTAATATTAGAACGTACGCCAATGATCGGTATTCTAAAAGCGTTGGGCAGTAACAATTGGAGCATTAGAAAGGTGTTTTTGTATAATGCAGCCTACCTTATTGCAGTTGGGTTGTTCTGGGGTAATCTTATAGGTCTGGGTGTTATTTTTATTCAAGATAAGTTTCGTGTGTTCAAATTTCCTAACCCGAAAGAATACTACATTGAGTACATACCTGTAAGTATAGATCTTTGGACCATTCTTCTTTTAAATGCGGGAGTGTTGCTACTTTGTTTATTGATGCTTTTGATCCCATCATACATTATTACTAGAATTACACCAGTGAAAGCAATTCGATTCGAGTAA
- a CDS encoding tRNA-uridine aminocarboxypropyltransferase has product MLLKNPRVQCYKCMRPSSTCICKHISTIKTKTRFIILMHPKEYKKEKNGTGCMTNLQLENSEIIVGVDFSNNARVNEILNDEKSSSFLLYPGKKSFNLSQRNGSEMHNFLGKDANVFILDGTWPCARKMLKLSMNLQKLNRVSFDNSIASKFIIKQQPEALCLSTIESVYTVLNLLNKGGVEQCDTTDFLLPFEKMIEHQLDYMLNPNNKNYISTANIEIGPKTMYKTNTERNVVFELE; this is encoded by the coding sequence GTGCTACTAAAAAATCCAAGAGTACAATGTTACAAATGCATGCGGCCATCCAGCACCTGTATTTGTAAACACATTAGTACTATTAAGACTAAAACACGTTTTATTATACTCATGCATCCAAAAGAGTATAAGAAAGAAAAGAATGGAACTGGGTGTATGACGAATCTTCAGCTTGAAAATTCAGAGATTATAGTTGGTGTCGATTTTAGTAATAATGCGCGTGTAAATGAAATATTGAACGATGAGAAAAGTAGTTCTTTCTTACTCTACCCAGGTAAAAAAAGTTTTAACCTTTCTCAAAGAAATGGTTCTGAAATGCACAATTTTCTAGGTAAAGATGCTAATGTTTTCATTCTCGACGGAACATGGCCTTGCGCCCGTAAAATGCTCAAGCTAAGTATGAATTTACAAAAGTTGAATAGAGTGAGTTTTGATAATAGTATAGCATCCAAATTCATTATCAAGCAGCAACCCGAAGCACTTTGCCTTAGTACTATCGAGTCGGTATATACAGTCTTAAATTTATTGAATAAGGGTGGAGTAGAGCAATGCGATACTACAGATTTTCTACTTCCTTTTGAAAAGATGATCGAACATCAACTCGACTATATGCTGAACCCAAACAATAAAAACTATATTTCAACGGCAAACATAGAAATTGGTCCTAAGACTATGTATAAGACGAATACAGAGAGAAATGTTGTTTTTGAGTTGGAGTAG
- a CDS encoding SulP family inorganic anion transporter, with the protein MKNIFPFLEWVSTYRKANFIKDLLAGLTVGIVLVPQGMAYAMIAGLPPVHGLYASLFPVLTYAILGTSRKIAVGPVAMDSLLVAVGLGTLAITGVENYIKMVVVLALMVGVIQFLLGVLRMGFLVNFLSKPVISGFTSAAAIIIVFSQLKHLLGISVPGSNVVYETMYNVFSALGTINWVDFGIGLVGIALLLGFKKWNRNIPGILIIVVVGIIVVYVFQLQNYGIKLVGNVPSGLPSFVIPTLDVEDIKQLAPIAIALALVGYLEAISIGKALQDKTGEDTIKANQELIALGSSNIVGSFFQGYPVTASFSRSAISYDAGTKTNLSAIFSVILVVLTLLFLTPLFKYLPNAILASIIMVSVVKLIDIAYFKHLWLNRKDEFFVMLITFLITLFVGITQGILIGVLCSLLLMVYRTSKPHFVEIGNIGNSDYYKNVIRFADEVVVRNDLLIVRFDSQLYFGNSAYFKKQLLKHIKAKGPQLKGIILNAESINYIDATAADMLSKLIHDIRERGLQFFIAGAIGPTRDIIFNTGIIKELQREFLFVKTKEAVDFFENPNEISLLAAKVAYENSRMARAKRSLN; encoded by the coding sequence GTGAAAAACATTTTCCCTTTTTTGGAATGGGTTTCAACCTATAGGAAAGCCAATTTTATAAAAGATTTGTTGGCAGGTCTTACCGTGGGTATCGTATTGGTGCCCCAAGGTATGGCATATGCTATGATAGCAGGGCTTCCGCCTGTTCACGGTCTATATGCCTCATTATTTCCTGTACTTACGTATGCAATTTTAGGAACTTCAAGAAAAATAGCGGTTGGTCCCGTTGCAATGGATTCTTTACTTGTAGCTGTTGGTTTAGGGACATTGGCAATTACGGGAGTAGAGAATTACATAAAAATGGTGGTGGTACTTGCCCTTATGGTAGGTGTTATCCAGTTCTTGCTTGGTGTTCTACGCATGGGTTTTTTGGTCAATTTTCTATCTAAACCCGTAATTAGCGGTTTTACATCTGCAGCAGCGATTATCATAGTTTTCAGTCAGTTGAAGCATTTATTAGGTATTTCTGTTCCCGGTAGTAATGTGGTCTATGAAACTATGTATAATGTATTTAGTGCACTAGGAACAATTAATTGGGTAGATTTTGGTATCGGTCTTGTGGGTATAGCGCTGTTGTTAGGTTTTAAAAAATGGAATAGAAACATTCCCGGTATATTAATTATAGTAGTGGTGGGGATTATTGTCGTTTATGTATTTCAATTGCAGAATTATGGTATTAAGTTGGTAGGAAATGTACCTAGCGGATTGCCATCTTTTGTAATACCAACTTTAGATGTTGAAGATATAAAGCAATTGGCGCCTATTGCCATTGCATTGGCATTGGTAGGGTACCTAGAGGCGATATCAATTGGTAAAGCTTTACAAGATAAAACGGGTGAAGATACAATTAAGGCGAATCAAGAATTAATAGCCTTGGGCTCTTCAAATATTGTGGGTTCTTTTTTTCAAGGTTATCCGGTAACGGCAAGTTTTTCTAGATCAGCGATAAGTTATGACGCTGGTACAAAAACCAATTTATCTGCAATTTTTAGTGTCATATTAGTGGTATTGACCTTACTGTTCTTAACTCCCTTATTTAAATATTTGCCAAATGCTATTTTAGCGAGCATCATCATGGTTTCTGTAGTAAAGTTAATAGATATTGCCTACTTTAAACATTTATGGCTCAACCGTAAAGATGAGTTTTTTGTTATGTTGATTACATTTCTGATTACGCTGTTTGTGGGGATTACGCAAGGAATTTTAATCGGCGTTTTGTGTTCTTTATTGTTGATGGTGTATAGAACATCTAAACCGCATTTTGTAGAGATTGGTAATATCGGTAATTCCGACTATTACAAAAATGTGATTCGTTTTGCAGATGAGGTGGTGGTACGTAATGATCTTTTAATAGTTCGATTCGATTCGCAATTGTACTTTGGTAATTCAGCATATTTTAAAAAGCAGTTATTAAAGCATATCAAAGCAAAGGGACCTCAGTTAAAAGGTATTATTTTGAATGCTGAATCTATAAATTATATAGATGCTACCGCGGCAGATATGCTATCGAAGTTAATACATGATATTCGTGAAAGAGGACTTCAATTTTTTATTGCAGGAGCAATAGGACCAACACGAGATATCATTTTTAATACGGGAATCATTAAAGAATTACAGCGAGAGTTTTTATTCGTTAAAACGAAAGAAGCCGTTGATTTTTTCGAGAATCCAAATGAAATTTCATTATTGGCTGCAAAAGTAGCTTATGAAAATAGCAGAATGGCTAGAGCAAAAAGAAGCCTAAATTAA
- a CDS encoding aldose epimerase family protein — protein MSNITTLKVGDQQVTIEAGELVGYQVSGYEFMHQKGNPGWRSVDTEMFPLIGPTNEADFKVKTPKGFATQDQHGLLREMKYKLMESSASKAVFSKKYTANTAVLNSKYPKKSTAEKLSWPYDFEFVKTFELKDNSLVVTFSISGEEGMPFMLGYHPAFMLHTENAIISTGNQNITIPEVMAVGSRALQVPKTDTIILKDEKSLQITSEGFSHFMLWTEVPNMVCIEPITFYPYAVAQENLAEGFMVLKNEPAMFKVALKPL, from the coding sequence ATGAGTAATATAACAACATTAAAAGTAGGTGATCAACAAGTGACAATTGAAGCGGGAGAATTGGTAGGCTACCAAGTTTCTGGTTATGAATTTATGCACCAAAAGGGAAATCCTGGGTGGCGCAGCGTAGATACTGAAATGTTTCCGTTGATCGGACCAACAAATGAGGCAGATTTTAAAGTAAAAACACCTAAAGGTTTTGCTACTCAAGATCAGCACGGTTTGCTTCGTGAAATGAAATATAAGTTAATGGAAAGCTCAGCAAGTAAAGCTGTATTTTCTAAAAAATATACGGCAAATACAGCCGTTTTAAATTCAAAGTATCCTAAAAAATCTACCGCAGAGAAGCTGAGCTGGCCTTACGATTTTGAGTTCGTAAAAACGTTTGAATTAAAAGACAATTCCTTGGTGGTTACGTTTTCAATTTCTGGTGAAGAGGGCATGCCTTTTATGCTAGGGTATCACCCTGCATTTATGCTGCATACTGAAAATGCAATTATATCAACGGGCAATCAGAATATTACAATTCCTGAAGTAATGGCAGTAGGTAGCAGAGCATTGCAAGTTCCTAAAACAGATACCATTATCTTAAAAGATGAAAAATCGCTTCAAATAACATCCGAAGGTTTTAGTCACTTCATGCTTTGGACAGAAGTGCCGAATATGGTCTGTATAGAACCAATCACCTTTTATCCGTATGCCGTAGCACAAGAAAATTTGGCGGAAGGTTTTATGGTATTAAAGAATGAGCCTGCAATGTTTAAGGTTGCACTGAAACCTTTGTAG
- a CDS encoding exo-beta-N-acetylmuramidase NamZ family protein: MLFLSNFKSTVLLWFLVLATCGNETKEQAITTSATDEPQIEQEAKEIVVAANRTEAYIPLLKGKKIAVVANQTSVIFKPDGHTHLVDSLLSLNVDIKHVFAPEHGFRGNFDAGEHVNNSKDIKTGLDLISLHGKNRKPSQEQLEGLDLVVFDIQDVGVRFYTYISTMQLVMEACAEKGIPVLVLDRPNPNGHYVDGPTMEAANTSFLGMTKIPLVYGMTIGEYANMINEENWLEGDKKADLTVIPLENWTHESFYSLPIRPSPNLPNDTSITLYPSLGMFEGTNINAGRGTEFQFQRYGASFLDSKMYNFTYTPKPNFGSKYPKEDGKLCYGKDLSKAERMNELTMDYIIDAYTNCVDKSKFFLTSGFTKHAGNDRLQKQIEAGATNAEIKVTWQDDIIKFKKIRAKYLLY, translated from the coding sequence ATGTTATTTTTATCCAATTTCAAAAGTACAGTTTTATTATGGTTTTTGGTATTGGCTACCTGCGGAAACGAAACCAAAGAACAAGCCATTACCACATCAGCAACCGATGAACCTCAAATAGAACAAGAAGCAAAAGAAATTGTAGTCGCGGCTAATCGTACAGAGGCATATATTCCCCTTTTAAAAGGAAAAAAAATAGCTGTTGTAGCTAACCAGACCAGTGTTATTTTCAAACCAGATGGACATACACATTTGGTAGATAGTCTTCTTTCTTTAAATGTAGATATTAAACACGTATTTGCCCCAGAACACGGATTTAGAGGGAATTTTGATGCAGGTGAGCATGTGAACAATAGTAAGGACATTAAAACAGGACTAGATTTAATATCATTACATGGTAAAAACAGAAAACCAAGTCAAGAGCAATTAGAAGGTTTAGATTTAGTTGTATTCGATATACAAGATGTGGGCGTTCGCTTTTACACCTATATATCTACAATGCAATTGGTGATGGAAGCTTGTGCCGAAAAAGGAATTCCTGTTTTAGTTTTGGACCGCCCTAACCCGAATGGACATTATGTAGACGGACCAACCATGGAAGCTGCAAATACCTCTTTTCTTGGGATGACTAAAATTCCGTTAGTGTATGGAATGACTATTGGTGAATATGCAAACATGATCAATGAAGAAAATTGGTTAGAAGGTGATAAGAAAGCGGACTTAACTGTAATTCCGTTAGAAAACTGGACACATGAAAGTTTCTATAGCTTACCAATTAGGCCTTCTCCTAATTTACCAAATGACACTTCTATTACGCTATACCCTAGTTTAGGAATGTTTGAAGGCACTAATATTAATGCCGGACGTGGAACGGAGTTTCAATTTCAACGCTACGGAGCTTCATTTTTAGATTCAAAAATGTATAATTTCACCTATACTCCAAAGCCAAATTTCGGTTCTAAATATCCAAAGGAAGATGGAAAATTATGCTACGGTAAAGACTTATCTAAAGCTGAGCGTATGAACGAGTTAACAATGGATTACATTATTGATGCCTATACCAATTGCGTAGATAAAAGTAAATTCTTTCTAACTAGCGGATTCACCAAACACGCTGGTAACGATAGACTTCAAAAACAAATTGAAGCCGGTGCAACCAATGCCGAAATAAAAGTGACTTGGCAAGATGACATTATAAAGTTTAAAAAGATAAGAGCAAAGTATCTACTTTACTAA